GGCCACATCCGGCCTTTCCGTATAACGGACCATGGGAAACGGATTCCAATTTTTTTGGAAAAGAAACTCCTCCAGGGTCTTTTCGGCCATGGGAAGGCCATCGATTTGGATCGATTGAATTCTCCTCTTTACTTCCTGCACCAAGTCGGGATCGGAGAGATCTTCAATATAGGCGATGACAAGGTCCGTTTTCGAGCGTCTGCCGACGGTCATATGCTCCATGCGAAGGGAGGGGTCCCGCACTCTCCGCCGGGTTAACGCCGTATTGTGCACGATCGTTTCCGTATAGCCGTCCCGGGGTCCGCGGACAACCTTTTCAATATCCGGTTCTTCGGGACCTCTGGCAGGATAGGTTCGGGCATCCATAACGAGAGCCTCTTCCTCCCCGTCGATGAAGAGGACGAGCGGTCCGCTCAATACCTGCTTCACACAACGGGAGATTTCCCGTTCCCTGTACAATTCGAGATAGCCGATATAGGTATAGAATAATTGATCCAGAGGATCCGGCTCCAAATCTGACGGCTTCATCTTGGCCAGATTAATGGCAAGGATGTTAAGGACTTCATCTTTCACGAATCCTTCAATAAAGTAAAGTGCCATCTCCTTCCCGCCATAAATCCAACGGCGGCATATGACATCGAAACTCTTCCCCACTCCAAGGGCTTCATTCATTCTTTTGATGTTCTCCTCCAGTTTTCGGTTTACCTTGATCCCCTCTAGCGCTTCTTTTCTCCGCGTTTTTTGAGACATCAATCCGATCCTTTCTATCATGGATGACTTCATGATTATTTTTTCCCCATAGATTCTCTCTTTATGAAAAAAGAGGATGATTTATGGTCCGATCGGGTTTGTTTCGTGTTCGGATAATGCATTTTTGAGGAGGTTCCGCACCCTTTCCCTCTCCCCGGCTTCCACCACAAAGAAATAAAGGATATGGCCCTTGTACGGAAGGAATCGATCTTTTCCCGAAAGGGTGATGTTTTCAAGCTTGATGATTTTATTTTCTTGATAATCGTGGGCCAGTCTTTCCAGTTCTTCTTGGGTTAAATCCGTCTTCACATGATCCCCCAGAATGTCCATGAGATCACTCAGGTTAAATAAGGTAAGATTCTTCTCCGCCTTCTTAAGCAACGCCCGCATCACCTGTTGCTGACGGGCAATCCTCTCAAAATCGGAATCATCCCTGCCGATGTCACTTTTCCGATAGCGGGCATAATCGAGGGCCTCTTTCCCGTTCAATCGTTGCTTCCCCGGTTTAAGGTTAATATCGGTGCCATCGGAAGGATCCCTGTACTTCATTCTTTTCTTCACATCCACCTCAATCCCCCCAAGGGCATCGATCAGACGGCGGAAACCTTCAAAGTCGATGGTGATGTAGCGGTCGATGGAGATCCCCAGGAAGCTTTCCAGGGTATCCTCCACCAAGGGGACTCCGCCGAGAAACATCGTATGGTTGATCTTCTCATGTCCATACTTTATCGTTTTGATCCGAGTATCCCGGGGAATGGAGAGGAGGGTTACCTTATGGAGGATCGGATTAATCGCGGCGATCATCATGGTGTCCGAGCGGGCTTTCGCTTCTCCCCGTGAATCGATCCCCAAAATGAGGAGGGTAAAGGGACGAAGCTTCCGGCTCCGTTCCTCCCCTTTTTTAACCGCATTCCCCACACCAATGGGGGGAGGCTCCGGAACCAAGCTCATCTGCCGGTTCTCGGACCCTTCATCATAAATGCGGTCAAACAGATGCTTATATTGGTACATCCCATAAGCAAGGCTGATGAGCAAAAGGAGAATCGGCACTCCCACAAAGAAAAGGAGGCTTTTTTTCCATTTGAGCAGCGCTCTCACCCCTTTCTAGCAGTTCTTTCAGTAATGCGCCACCATCGGATCGGGATTCCCCAACACCTTTTCTTCGAGCGTGAAAAACGCCTCGTTTTCATCTCCTTACAGATCTGGTATACTAGGGTTTGTACGTGTTACGTAGTAAAGAAGGCAGGTCTTCCCATGACCAAGATCCTCATATCCGGTTATTATGGATTTCATAATGCAGGGGATGATGCCGTTCTCTACGGGATTTATTCTTCCTTGAGGAAGCTGGATCCAACCGTAGAGGTGACGGTGCTGTCCAATTCCCCGGAAGAAACGATGCAACTATTTCAAATACATGCCGTAAACCGCTGGAACGCCCTGGATATCGTTAAGGAAATCCGCCGCGCAGATCTGGTGCTTTTAGGGGGAGGAACCCTTTTGCAGGACCGGACAAGTCCCCGAAGTCCTTTATACTATCTGGGGATCGCCGGTTTGGCGAAAGGGATGGGAAAACCTGTCTTCTTTTACGGTCAGGGATATGGGCCCATCATTCACCCGTTTAGCAAGCGGATCATCCGCTTTCTCCTCAACCGGGTCGATGCAATCACGGTGCGGGATTCCCTTTCGGGGGAAGAGATGCGCTCCCACGGGGTAACGAAGGTTCCCATCTATGTGACGGCCGATCCGGCCCTCACCATCGATCCCCTGGAAGCCGATCTGGAAGATGCCCGCAGGAGGTTGACAAAACATCAGGTGGATCCGGACGCTCCGATCGCATATATCGCCATTCGAGACTGGAAAGGGGAGGAGCACTTTAAAGAGGAATTGGCCCGTTGCGGCGACAATCTCTCCCGGTTAGGATGGCAGGTGGTTTTTCTCTCCATGCAGTATCCCCATGATCATTCCCCATCCGTCGATGTAATGAGCAAGATGAAGAACCGGGCCGTTCTCATCGACCAGCCGTTAAACTTTAAAGAGATTATGAGCCTGATCGGATTAGGCCAACTTATGATCGGCATGCGTCTTCATGCTTTAATCCTGGCAGCCATTATGGGGGTTCCCTTTATCGCCCTCTCCTATGATCCCAAGATCGACCGTTTTGTAGAAAGCGTGGGGAAAAGTTCGCCCGTACGAATCGAAAACCTGGACGGAGATGCTTTGATGGAGGAGGTGAAGGAGATCCTCCTTCGCCTCCCGGAAGAACGGATGGAACTAAAGCAACGGATCGGTCCCATCACCGACCAGGCCTTCGAAAGCGCCCGGCTTCTCTATCGCCTTTTGGAAAAGAAGAAACAGGAGGAAAAACGATGAAGAAATGGACCAACATACTCCTCTTCCTCTATCTTACTTACCCTCTCTTTGATTATCTGATCCGACGTTTTCTCCCCCTCCCCATCCTCCCCTCCATGTGGGATGAAGGCGTTCTCCTGATCCTCCTCGGGGCAGTCCTCTTCACTACCCTTTCCGGCGAGCGGAGGCTCCCTTCCCTTAAGGTACCCATGCTTGCATTTACCATGCTTGGCGCAGCCCACATCGTGATCGACATCCCTAATCTTGCCGCCGATTTAGAGGGATTTCGGGCTGTCTTTGAATATGTTCTCCTCTTTTTCATCGGTTACTATCTCATCGAGGATCATCGAAAAGCTATTCAGTCTCTGCATCTTATTTCCGCCGTCGCCACCTTGGCCGCTCTGGTAGGGTTTGCCCAAGTAGCGATGGGCGTGGAGACTCCCTCCAGTTGGACCGATGCGGCGGAGCAAGGGATTGTTCGGGCCTTCTCCTTCGTGGTAAGTCCCAATGTTTTGGGCAGCTATATGGCCCTCATGATTCCCATCGCCGTCGGTCTCTTTTTCTACGAAAAGAACGTCTGGCTGAAAGGCTATTACGCCCTCGCTTCCCTCCTGCAGCTCGGGGCTTTTGTTCTCTCGGGATCGAGGGGAGCTTGGCTTGCCCTCCTCCTCTCCCTTCTTCTTATCTTTGCCCTGATCAATTGGAAGTGGGCCCTGGGGGGAGGAATGGCGGCAGTCCTCGGGGGATTTCTTCTCCCCCCCATCCGGTCACGAATCTTAAACCTCCTCTCCCCGGAGTACCTGGAAAAGAGCGCTAGTGACGGGCGGATCGCCCGCTGGTTGGGCGCTTATCATGAGATGCGTTTCGACCCCTTCTTTGGCCGGGGCATCGGCCATTATGGAGGAGCGGTGGGGGACCGCTATTTTGGAACCACTTACGTGGACAGTTATTACTTTAAGACCCTGGCGGAATTGGGTCTGCCCGGCGTTTTGCTCCTCGCCTGGCTCCTTTTTTCGGTGGGATTTCTCCTCTACCAACTGTGGCGCACGACGAAGGGCAAACGGGAATTTTTCCTCCTGGGAGGGATCCTGATCGGGCTTATTGCGGTCATCTTCCATAACGGGGTCGAGAATATCTTCGAGGTGCCTTTCATGAACAGTTATTTCTGGTTTCTTACCGGCTTAATGCTCTCCTACCCCTATTGGGGGGAACATGGAAAAATGGGAACCGAGGCGTTAAGCCAAGAAAGGAGGGCCGCATAATGAAGAAAAGAAGCCACAGGGTACGGGACTTCTTCTTATGGCTCCTTCTCTCCCTTTACCTTTACTTTGCCTACCATCTGCTGGTTTTGCCGGCCTTCATGGAGCTTTCCGTCATCGGCCTTCTTCTCCTGCTCGCCTTTCTCCTCCTGCTCTTCTTCGCGCTGAAACGAGAGGAGCGGAAGCCGTACGCCGTCTTTGCCTTTCTTCTCCTTTTGGCCGATAAAGGGATCCAAAACCTAAAGGTGTGGGAAGGAACCGGTTTTTATCTGGGTCTTCTCTTTCTCCTTTTCTTCCTCTATCTGATCGCCAAAGGATACGGGAAATTGCCCCATGCAGCCCTTTTGTCCATGTTTATCACCCTCCTGATCCCCCTATTCATCATCGGAAGGACCGATTTGCCGATCCTCTCCCATTTCACCATCGCGTGGAAATCGGACCCGATTTATCTGGGGAAGAGCATCGATTATTTCCCTTACCTGCTGGAAGACGTGAATGGAGACGGGAGGCCGGAGATCGTCACCCTGGGAAATGAGAAAGAGATTAAAGCGATCAACCAAGAGGAGCAGAAGAACCCCTCCCTGAAGAGAGAACCTCAGTTGATGCAGAAGGAAGAACCTTTGCGCCTCTATATCTACGGATGGAAAGCAGGGAGGATGGAAGAACTCTCCTCCGATGGCGTCGATACCGCCGCCCTCTACCGGGAGCTTCGAGCCGATTATCCCGGCTTTCCCTATTATGCGGTGGAGGAGGGACGTTTGGTCCCCACCATCCAGAGAAAGAGCCTGGCCGAGGGGATGCTCCAATTCGGTGCCAGCCCCTTTCGGGCATTGGAACTGGACCTCCTCTCCCTTACCAGCAGGCTAAATGAAACACAGGGCCTTTATGACCGGGTAAAGGAGTTTCAGGGCTCCTCCTACCACGACCTGTCTCTTCTCCCCGGAGAGATTCGAGGGATGAAGGGAACAACCCCCTTCTCCCACCCCACCGAGGCGACGAAGATCGTCGGGGTGATTCATGTAGGGAATGAGGAAGGGCTCCTTCTTCAAGGGAAAAACCTCACCCTCCTCTTCATCGGAAAAGATGGTAAGGGGAAGGAATTCCCCCCCTTAACGCCCGAGATGCTCCCTGATCTTCCCATGTCGGAAGCCCTCGTAGCCGATGTGGATGGAAGTCCGGGAGAAGAGGTGCTGCTCTCCTTCCCCACGGAATCGAAGACGACGGCCAAGATTTTAAAGCCCTCTCCCGATGGGAAATGGGAGATCCTCTGGAGCGCCAAAGACAGCATCTTCCGCTTCGAAGGGACATGGCGCGGAGCAGACGGCAAAGAAGAGATCATTGCTTTGGATAAGAGCCGTTTGAGCGGACATCCCCGCCGTTACATGACCGGCTACCATTATGCGGACAACGCCTTGGTCCAGGATTGGCGCAGCTTTTTATCCTTTATCAACATCCGGGGAGGCGACTTGGATGGGGACGGCAAAGATGAGCTGGTGGTGCAGGTTTATCAGAAACATCAGATCTACGTCTTAAGACCCCACGCCATCCCGGTGACCGCCATCCTCCTCATTCTCACCCTCATCCTTTCAGGATGGCTGATCGGAAGGAGGTTTTACCGTGGCAAAGCGGCGTAAGTTCTTTCCTTTGATGCTCATCGCAGGAACGTTTTTTCTCCTCGCCTTAAGCGGTTGCTCCACCTATCCTTCGGGGGATCGGAATTTCGGCCCGACCGAGGAAGCTTCCCCTTCCGTGTCAGGGGGAGAAACGAAACAAACCGTCCCCTTCACCGAATTGATCTCCCACGCCGTTGAGACGAACCGAAATGCCCCCATGCTGCAGAAATTTTGGTTCTCCGGATGGGTGAGCAACACGGTGGAGAAGCGGAAGACGACCAGCATGTACAGTGGCGTGATGATCCTCCCCCACGGCTATTATGTGGATGCCCGCATGGCCGGAACGCCCTACCGCTACTACAAGTGGGACGAATACAATTTCCTCTGGACCGAGCGGGACGACTGGATGCGGGCCGGAGAAGATCAGTTCCCCCTTGATCCCTTCCTGGGTTTCGACTGGTGGATGCCTGCTCTGGATCGAGCCGTCTCGCTCCCCGACGAGGAGATTTTAAACCATCCGACCAAAGTGTTTGAACTGAAACTCTCCGGTGAGGAGATGGCCTCCCTCCTTCAGCAGCCCTTTTTTCCCGCGGAGGTGGCGAAGCTTTCCACCACTCCCGAATGGAAAAATCTCCTGAAACAAACCGAGGCGACGGCCACATTCTGGATCGGCGACGATACCTATACGAAGGAAGAGGTGGCAGCGCAGGCGAAAAAGGCCGGAAAAGGAGAAGGGGAAGCGGCCCTTGCCGAGTGGGTGAAGGAAAATCGCCTCACCTGGGATGAGAAGGGAAAGGTGTATCACCAGAATCCGATCTATCAATTCAACGTATTGATCGAAGCTCCGGTGCCGAAGGCGGGCTACATGAACCAGGAAATCTTCTTCCGCTTTTACCATTACAACGACCCGGCCATCAAGATCCAAACGCCTGAGGAGATTTTGAAGTACGTGGAGAATGAGAAATAACGTGAAGGGGCGCCACCTTGATGGTCGCGCCCCTTTCTCCCCTCAGTTCCAGTTGTACGGTCTTCTTTCAGATATTCCACCTGCCACATATGTTACTTTAACACCACATCTGTCTCATCCAATAGCGCTCTGTTTATACCTAACTCCGACAAAACTTTTTCCTGCGGAATGAAATCCTCCGTTTTTGCGTCTTCCATACGCCGTTCAGCTTCGAGTAGCAAAGGGTATTCCTCGATGGTTTCAATCATTCGTTCATACAACTCAGGATTTAAGAAATAGACGCCGGCGTATCCACTACGACATGGGGATGTTAATCCAGTGATTGAATTCCAAGAACAACCCTCGGTATTTCGTTCGCTCCTGCGTAACGTTTTTCTATGATGATTTTATTATTACTGATTAGAATCAAATCTGGTTGCTGTATCTCTTGGGGAATATCGACCGGAAGTGATTTAAGTTGATCTTTGTCTATACGGAACATCATCAATTCCTGTCCTTGCTTTATAGAAAAAATCAGGTTCCGGTAGACTCGAAATTGAATGATCCATTCCGGGAGAATCTCTTTTACTTCCTTAGTATGACGGTTCATCATCTGAAACTTGTGACTGGTCCAATCGCGAAAATACGTAAAATTAAGCGATACCAACCAATCTCCCGCCATTTCCGCATAACCGGGAACACGAGATTCCGGAGATTCCGGATACTTGCGCGGAGCTAAGATCTCTTCCGTTCTCCCTGTACGCAGGTCGTAGAGCTCATAATATCCATTCTTTTCATCTGCATCCGTCCAAAGAACGGTATCCTCCGCCATGAATGTAAAGGTGTTAAACAAGTTATAGGTTCTTAAGGTAGCCAGCACTTTTTTCTGATCCGTTTTAAGATCGTACAAGATCAACTGTGGGATTCTCCGCTCATCGATATCTACCCAGGTTACATAATCTTTGTACAAAAAGGGAGCATCGATTTTCATTCCCCCTGAATCAGGTTCATGGACGGAGATCATTTTTCTTTTACCTGTTTTTAAGTCCTGAGCAATAATCTTGTTTTGTGTTCCGTCAATTGTCGAATCTACCCATACTAACCAATTTTCATTTCCAACAATAGTCGGAATCGAGCTCGCCGAGAAAGAGGATTCATAGAATAGCTCTTCCTCACGGGTACGAAGGTTGTATTTGATGAGTTTGCACGTATCCGGGTTATGGATCGGGCGTACTCCCGCATAGAGGGTATCCCCCACGACGGCTCCCCAAGAGAAATCAATATAAGGCAATGTGATCAAATTCTCTTCCTTGATCTTTAGTCCCTGATCCTGTACCGAACATCCATTGACGAATATCCCTAGGACGGAAAACCACAGAATCATTTTCAATATACGAGGCAGCCTTTTTTCTCTGGGAAGAGGAACGGAAAGTGGATAAAGACGGATGCATCTCGTTACAGGGAAATACCTATGAAGTGGACTTAGAACTGATCGGGAAGAAGGTGCTGATTCGCTATGACCCTTTTCATCTAAAAGAGATTCAGGTGATGTATGAGGGAAAAAAATATCGGGATGCCGTCCCGGTTCACCTTTCACGTCTCCATGACAAGCGCGTCAAACCGGAGAAACCAAGAGAAGAGCCTGTACAGAAAGAGGAAACCGAACTCTCCTTCTTTTCTGCCGCAGAAAAGAAGCGTCTGGAACAGATCGGTGCAGAAGGGATGAACTATGCACAGATGAGGGGGAATGGAAAATGAGACCGGAAGAGCGCTGGGGATGGGTATCGATGCCGTTTCGTCGTGAAACGGAGCCTACTGGCTGGGTAGAGACGGCAAAACAAAAAGAGGCGCTGGCTCGCCTCCATGTGATGGTAGATCGGGGATACTTAGGGGTATTAACTGGTGAGATCGGTAGCGGGAAAACGACCCTGATTCGTAGGTTCGTTCACGAACTAAACCCGCTTACGTACCACCCGATCTATTTGTCGATGTCGGGGCTTAAGCCAAAAGATTTCTACGGGGAAATCCTTCGGCACCTTGGAGAAGAAGCCCCCTTCTCCTCAGTGAAAGCCAAGCGTCTCTTTCAAGAGAGAGTAGAGCAGCGCAGCTCCCAAGGGGAGAAACAATTGGTGGTGATCGTAGATGAAGCCCAAGATCTAAGCGATATGATGATTCTGGAACTTCGATTCGTCATGAACCACCAGATGGATGCCAAATCTCTCTTTCCTCTTATTCTAGTTGGACAACCCGAATTACGCAAGAGAATTCGTCTACGGAAGTATGAGGCGATTTGGCAACGAATCGGACTTAGTTACCATATTGGAGGACTAACCGAAGAGGAGAGTATCGTCTATATACGTCATCAAATGAAACAAGTAGGGGCGGGTATGCCAGTCTTTTCAGATAGTGCGGTTCACTTAATCCATGGAGCAAGTCAGGGGATCCCGCGCATCATAAACCAGATCTGTACGCAGGCGATTTACGATGCGGCGTTAAACGGACATGAAGTGATAGAAGATAAGCATATCCATCGGGTGCTGATTGACCAACAATTACAACGAGGGGCAGTCTAATTGGCTGCCTTTCTTTATACACATGATGTACAGATTTCACAATGAGTGGCATAAGCAATGCACTGATGTCACAGTCACCACAATGAGTGGCATGTGAAGAGATAAGGCTCTAAATCTGTAGTGATTCACAGTATCCACAGTATCCACAACGGACGGCATGTGTTGCTTATATTGATTGGTGATAGACTGATCGATTACTTGGCGGATTGGCGTTACAGAAGTCACGTAAATGACGGTGAGAATAAGACCGTCAAAGAACCTGATCGTCTACAAAGGAAAACTTTATTCCTGGAAGGCGGTTCATCGATCTGGAGGATCTCAACCGACAAGCCCTTCAATGGTGCGATGAGAAAAACCAACGGATTCACGGCACAACCGGAGAACGGC
The DNA window shown above is from Thermicanus aegyptius DSM 12793 and carries:
- a CDS encoding ExeA family protein, which encodes MRPEERWGWVSMPFRRETEPTGWVETAKQKEALARLHVMVDRGYLGVLTGEIGSGKTTLIRRFVHELNPLTYHPIYLSMSGLKPKDFYGEILRHLGEEAPFSSVKAKRLFQERVEQRSSQGEKQLVVIVDEAQDLSDMMILELRFVMNHQMDAKSLFPLILVGQPELRKRIRLRKYEAIWQRIGLSYHIGGLTEEESIVYIRHQMKQVGAGMPVFSDSAVHLIHGASQGIPRIINQICTQAIYDAALNGHEVIEDKHIHRVLIDQQLQRGAV
- a CDS encoding O-antigen ligase family protein, translating into MKKWTNILLFLYLTYPLFDYLIRRFLPLPILPSMWDEGVLLILLGAVLFTTLSGERRLPSLKVPMLAFTMLGAAHIVIDIPNLAADLEGFRAVFEYVLLFFIGYYLIEDHRKAIQSLHLISAVATLAALVGFAQVAMGVETPSSWTDAAEQGIVRAFSFVVSPNVLGSYMALMIPIAVGLFFYEKNVWLKGYYALASLLQLGAFVLSGSRGAWLALLLSLLLIFALINWKWALGGGMAAVLGGFLLPPIRSRILNLLSPEYLEKSASDGRIARWLGAYHEMRFDPFFGRGIGHYGGAVGDRYFGTTYVDSYYFKTLAELGLPGVLLLAWLLFSVGFLLYQLWRTTKGKREFFLLGGILIGLIAVIFHNGVENIFEVPFMNSYFWFLTGLMLSYPYWGEHGKMGTEALSQERRAA
- a CDS encoding spore germination protein, translated to MSQKTRRKEALEGIKVNRKLEENIKRMNEALGVGKSFDVICRRWIYGGKEMALYFIEGFVKDEVLNILAINLAKMKPSDLEPDPLDQLFYTYIGYLELYREREISRCVKQVLSGPLVLFIDGEEEALVMDARTYPARGPEEPDIEKVVRGPRDGYTETIVHNTALTRRRVRDPSLRMEHMTVGRRSKTDLVIAYIEDLSDPDLVQEVKRRIQSIQIDGLPMAEKTLEEFLFQKNWNPFPMVRYTERPDVAAVHLLEGHVLIFVDTSPSVMITPTTLFHHLQHAEEYRQKPVVGAYLRWVRFLAILVSVFLLPIWFYFAMHPSLLPESLRFLDVNKKGDVPLFWQLFVAEIGVDILRMASIHVPSPMSSALGLVSAIILGQIGVSTGLFVPEVIFYVAVAVIGNFATPSYELSLANRLVRLTLLFATYLLGPFGLLGGILFWFFLLLFSKSITLPYLWPMIPFHRWAFKDIMLRSPVPVNRRRPSILSPDEPDRAGE
- the csaB gene encoding polysaccharide pyruvyl transferase CsaB, whose product is MTKILISGYYGFHNAGDDAVLYGIYSSLRKLDPTVEVTVLSNSPEETMQLFQIHAVNRWNALDIVKEIRRADLVLLGGGTLLQDRTSPRSPLYYLGIAGLAKGMGKPVFFYGQGYGPIIHPFSKRIIRFLLNRVDAITVRDSLSGEEMRSHGVTKVPIYVTADPALTIDPLEADLEDARRRLTKHQVDPDAPIAYIAIRDWKGEEHFKEELARCGDNLSRLGWQVVFLSMQYPHDHSPSVDVMSKMKNRAVLIDQPLNFKEIMSLIGLGQLMIGMRLHALILAAIMGVPFIALSYDPKIDRFVESVGKSSPVRIENLDGDALMEEVKEILLRLPEERMELKQRIGPITDQAFESARLLYRLLEKKKQEEKR
- a CDS encoding LCP family protein, yielding MRALLKWKKSLLFFVGVPILLLLISLAYGMYQYKHLFDRIYDEGSENRQMSLVPEPPPIGVGNAVKKGEERSRKLRPFTLLILGIDSRGEAKARSDTMMIAAINPILHKVTLLSIPRDTRIKTIKYGHEKINHTMFLGGVPLVEDTLESFLGISIDRYITIDFEGFRRLIDALGGIEVDVKKRMKYRDPSDGTDINLKPGKQRLNGKEALDYARYRKSDIGRDDSDFERIARQQQVMRALLKKAEKNLTLFNLSDLMDILGDHVKTDLTQEELERLAHDYQENKIIKLENITLSGKDRFLPYKGHILYFFVVEAGERERVRNLLKNALSEHETNPIGP
- a CDS encoding Mu transposase C-terminal domain-containing protein, with protein sequence MYEAAFFLWEEERKVDKDGCISLQGNTYEVDLELIGKKVLIRYDPFHLKEIQVMYEGKKYRDAVPVHLSRLHDKRVKPEKPREEPVQKEETELSFFSAAEKKRLEQIGAEGMNYAQMRGNGK